A single window of Paenibacillus sp. FSL H8-0537 DNA harbors:
- the fucU gene encoding L-fucose mutarotase, whose amino-acid sequence MLHGISKLISPELLKILMEMGHSDEIVLADGNFPVMSHAQRVVRADGHGIPELLEAILPLFPLDQYVERPAALMQVVPGDTVQTPIWEQYQLIIEQHTPVREKPEEVERFAFYERAKKAYAIVATGEQALYANIILKKGVIK is encoded by the coding sequence GTGCTGCATGGGATATCCAAATTAATTTCACCAGAGCTTCTGAAAATATTAATGGAAATGGGCCACAGCGACGAAATCGTGCTGGCCGACGGCAATTTCCCGGTCATGAGCCACGCGCAGCGCGTTGTCCGGGCGGACGGGCACGGCATTCCGGAGCTGCTGGAAGCGATATTGCCGCTGTTTCCGCTGGACCAATATGTGGAGCGCCCGGCGGCGCTCATGCAGGTTGTTCCTGGCGATACGGTACAGACGCCAATCTGGGAGCAGTATCAGCTCATTATAGAGCAGCATACGCCCGTACGCGAGAAGCCTGAGGAAGTGGAGCGCTTCGCTTTCTATGAGCGGGCGAAGAAGGCTTATGCCATTGTGGCAACTGGCGAGCAGGCGCTGTATGCGAATATTATTTTGAAAAAAGGCGTTATTAAATAG
- a CDS encoding rhamnulokinase family protein, translated as MANAAKTAATVLAFDLGASSGRALIGKLAVHAEGKRKLEVTELHRFPNYAVQVGQHLHWDILRLLQEMKAAIRKAFQQGYQPATFGVDTWGVDFGLLDSQGELLGNPYHYRDPQTEGLIEEVEQLLSREEQYQQGGLQFMPFNTIYQLYAMSKAGSPKLAAAETLLLTPDLLVYFLTGKKVCEFTMATTTQLFHPERQQWNEPLMQQLGIPAKLFLAPIHPGQRIGTLTPEVCEELAVPPIEAIAVGTHDTESAVAAVPAAGGKAFAYLVCGTWSLLGTELASPLLTPEALALDFSNEGGVGGTYQLLKNIMGLWILQECHREWESQGQELSFAQLVVEAEQAEPFRSLIHPDDLRFYSPSSMIGKVQQYCEETGQPVPQSRGEIARCILESLALKYRYALEQMEQLTGEVYSGLHMVGGGIQNKLLCRFTANALGRSVWAGPVEASAIGNMLVQLIAQGECADLQEARQLAAASFEVDAYEPEPVEQQVWEQAYEAYQRLVALQVKS; from the coding sequence ATGGCAAATGCAGCGAAGACGGCGGCGACCGTGCTTGCCTTTGATCTGGGCGCAAGCAGCGGCAGGGCGCTAATCGGCAAGCTTGCTGTGCATGCAGAGGGCAAGCGCAAGCTAGAGGTGACCGAGCTTCATCGTTTTCCCAACTATGCGGTACAAGTAGGACAGCATTTGCACTGGGATATTTTGCGTCTGCTGCAGGAGATGAAGGCTGCCATTCGCAAGGCATTCCAGCAGGGCTATCAGCCGGCCACCTTTGGCGTGGATACATGGGGAGTGGACTTTGGCCTGCTGGATTCGCAAGGCGAGCTGCTGGGCAATCCGTATCATTACCGTGATCCGCAGACGGAAGGCTTGATCGAAGAGGTAGAGCAGCTGCTGAGCCGAGAGGAGCAGTACCAGCAGGGTGGACTCCAGTTCATGCCCTTTAATACGATTTATCAGCTGTATGCGATGAGCAAGGCAGGCTCGCCCAAGCTGGCGGCCGCCGAGACGCTGCTGCTGACACCGGATTTGCTCGTTTATTTTTTGACAGGCAAGAAGGTATGTGAATTTACGATGGCGACTACGACGCAGCTGTTTCATCCCGAGCGGCAGCAGTGGAATGAGCCGCTTATGCAGCAGCTCGGCATTCCAGCGAAGCTGTTTCTTGCGCCGATTCATCCGGGACAGCGCATTGGGACGCTTACACCGGAAGTATGCGAAGAGCTGGCTGTACCGCCGATTGAAGCGATTGCCGTAGGCACGCATGATACGGAATCAGCGGTTGCTGCTGTGCCAGCGGCAGGCGGGAAAGCTTTTGCCTATTTGGTATGCGGCACGTGGTCGCTGCTCGGCACCGAGCTTGCGAGTCCGCTGCTGACGCCAGAGGCGCTGGCGCTCGATTTTTCCAATGAAGGCGGAGTCGGCGGGACCTATCAGCTGCTCAAAAATATTATGGGCCTGTGGATTTTGCAGGAATGCCACCGCGAATGGGAATCGCAAGGGCAAGAGCTTTCATTCGCGCAGCTTGTAGTGGAGGCAGAGCAGGCGGAGCCATTCCGCAGCCTGATTCACCCGGATGATTTGCGTTTTTACAGCCCGTCCAGCATGATTGGGAAGGTGCAGCAATATTGCGAGGAGACGGGGCAGCCTGTACCGCAGTCGCGGGGCGAAATCGCAAGATGCATTCTTGAAAGTCTGGCGCTGAAATACCGTTACGCGCTGGAGCAGATGGAGCAGCTAACCGGAGAAGTGTATTCTGGTCTGCACATGGTTGGCGGCGGCATACAGAACAAGCTGCTCTGCCGCTTTACGGCCAATGCGCTTGGCCGCTCGGTATGGGCAGGCCCAGTCGAAGCGAGTGCAATCGGCAATATGCTCGTGCAGCTCATTGCCCAAGGGGAATGTGCGGATTTGCAGGAGGCGCGGCAGCTAGCGGCGGCATCGTTTGAGGTGGATGCCTATGAGCCGGAGCCAGTGGAGCAGCAAGTGTGGGAGCAGGCTTACGAAGCTTACCAGCGGTTAGTCGCTTTACAGGTGAAGTCTTAA
- a CDS encoding class II aldolase/adducin family protein: MSSMEIREELCKYAKKTVANRLVVGPGGNISAKHEGKMYLSPSGFALDEIEPEQWVEVDIETGAVTDTGFRPSSEVLMHLYAYRANPNIGAIVHTHPPYCIAFTLVEQELPIMFPDQAALVGKTVYIPYVLPTTDKLADALVEKVNAASSILLGNHGLVTTGRNLREAYYRTEVVEESAKIFLIAKAIKEPKVLTTEEFEEIASLESEAYRILLLQKMQ; the protein is encoded by the coding sequence ATGAGCAGCATGGAAATTAGAGAGGAACTATGTAAATACGCAAAAAAGACGGTAGCGAACCGTCTGGTGGTTGGTCCAGGCGGCAACATTAGTGCGAAGCATGAGGGCAAAATGTATCTTTCTCCGAGCGGCTTTGCACTGGATGAAATTGAGCCGGAGCAGTGGGTAGAGGTCGATATTGAGACTGGAGCCGTAACGGATACGGGCTTCCGTCCATCGTCCGAGGTGCTGATGCATCTATATGCTTACCGTGCGAACCCGAATATCGGAGCCATCGTGCATACGCATCCGCCTTATTGCATCGCTTTTACACTTGTGGAGCAGGAGCTGCCGATTATGTTCCCCGATCAGGCCGCGCTTGTAGGCAAGACGGTATATATTCCATATGTTCTGCCTACTACAGATAAGCTCGCTGATGCGCTAGTGGAGAAAGTGAATGCTGCGAGCTCGATTCTGCTAGGCAATCATGGACTGGTAACGACAGGACGCAACCTGCGTGAAGCCTACTACCGCACGGAGGTTGTAGAGGAAAGCGCAAAAATCTTCCTGATCGCCAAAGCCATAAAAGAGCCTAAAGTGCTGACGACGGAAGAATTTGAAGAAATCGCATCGCTGGAGAGCGAGGCCTACCGCATTTTGCTGCTGCAAAAAATGCAGTAG
- a CDS encoding L-fucose isomerase, which produces MTQEKHRFESGFPKIGIRPTIDGRRKGVRESLEEQTMNMAKSVAALIGEHLRYPNGQPVECVIADSCIGGVAEAAACTDKFARERVGVSITVTPCWCYGTETMDMDPSIPKAVWGFNGTERPGAVYLAAVLSGYAQKGLPAFGIYGEEVQDSGDTSIPEDVKGKLLGFAKAGLVVAYMRGKAYLSMGSVSMGIAGSIVSDAFFQEYLGMRTEYVDMSEFVRRFEEEVYDGEEFARALAWVKENCPEGADNNPAQIQTSREQKDKDWETVVKMTMIARDLMVGNPRLAELGFGEEAMGHNAIVSGFQGQRQWTDHFPNGDFMETLLNSSFDWNGIRAPYTVATENDSLNGVAMLFGNLLTNTAQIFADVRTYWSPDSVERVTGHKLEGHAAGGILHLINSGSATLDGTGEQQLEGKPALKPHWEISEQEAADCLKATSWRPASVEYFRGGGYSSDYLTRGGMPMTMSRINLVKGIGPVLQIAEGYSIDLPEGVHDVLDKRTDPTWPTTWFAPILTGSGAFRSVYEVMDQWGANHGSISYGHIGADLITLASMLRIPVNMHNVAEEKLFRPRAWGLFGTSNAESADYRACDNFGPLYK; this is translated from the coding sequence GTGACACAAGAAAAGCATCGTTTTGAAAGCGGTTTCCCTAAAATAGGTATTCGTCCTACGATCGATGGACGCCGTAAGGGCGTTCGCGAATCGCTCGAAGAACAGACGATGAATATGGCAAAATCAGTAGCGGCGCTCATCGGCGAGCATTTGCGTTATCCGAACGGTCAGCCGGTTGAATGCGTCATTGCGGACAGCTGCATCGGCGGCGTAGCGGAAGCGGCAGCTTGCACGGACAAATTTGCCCGCGAGCGCGTAGGCGTATCCATCACCGTAACGCCATGCTGGTGTTATGGCACCGAGACGATGGATATGGACCCGTCCATTCCGAAAGCGGTTTGGGGCTTTAACGGCACAGAGCGTCCAGGCGCCGTATATTTGGCCGCTGTACTATCCGGCTATGCACAGAAGGGCCTTCCGGCCTTCGGCATTTATGGCGAGGAAGTACAGGATTCTGGCGACACGAGCATCCCTGAAGATGTGAAGGGCAAGCTGCTGGGCTTCGCGAAAGCGGGTCTTGTTGTAGCTTATATGCGAGGCAAAGCGTATTTGTCGATGGGCTCCGTATCCATGGGAATCGCGGGCTCGATCGTAAGCGATGCTTTTTTCCAAGAATATTTGGGCATGCGTACCGAGTATGTGGATATGTCGGAATTCGTCCGCCGCTTCGAAGAGGAAGTTTATGATGGTGAAGAATTTGCCCGTGCGCTCGCATGGGTGAAGGAAAACTGTCCAGAGGGAGCAGACAACAATCCAGCGCAAATCCAGACCTCCAGAGAGCAGAAGGACAAGGATTGGGAAACCGTTGTGAAAATGACGATGATTGCCCGTGACCTGATGGTCGGCAATCCGCGTCTTGCTGAGCTTGGCTTTGGGGAAGAGGCGATGGGCCACAATGCGATCGTATCCGGCTTCCAGGGGCAGCGGCAATGGACGGATCATTTTCCAAACGGCGATTTCATGGAAACGCTGCTTAACTCCTCGTTCGACTGGAACGGCATCCGCGCACCTTACACGGTAGCAACGGAAAATGACAGCTTGAACGGCGTTGCGATGCTGTTCGGCAATTTGCTGACGAATACGGCGCAAATTTTCGCCGATGTGCGGACGTATTGGAGTCCTGATTCGGTAGAGCGCGTAACGGGCCATAAGCTGGAAGGCCATGCAGCGGGCGGTATTTTGCACCTAATCAACTCCGGTTCGGCGACGCTTGATGGCACAGGCGAGCAGCAGTTGGAGGGCAAGCCTGCGCTTAAGCCGCATTGGGAAATTTCTGAGCAGGAGGCGGCGGATTGCCTGAAAGCAACGTCGTGGCGTCCGGCATCGGTCGAGTATTTCCGCGGCGGCGGCTATTCCTCCGACTATTTGACCCGCGGCGGCATGCCGATGACGATGTCCCGAATCAATTTGGTTAAGGGCATTGGTCCCGTTCTGCAAATTGCCGAAGGTTATTCGATTGATCTGCCAGAAGGCGTTCATGATGTACTCGACAAACGGACAGATCCGACTTGGCCGACGACGTGGTTCGCTCCGATTTTGACAGGCAGCGGTGCATTCCGCAGCGTTTATGAAGTGATGGACCAATGGGGCGCAAATCATGGCTCTATCAGCTACGGGCATATTGGCGCGGATTTAATTACACTTGCGTCGATGCTGCGTATTCCAGTCAATATGCACAATGTGGCAGAGGAAAAGCTGTTCCGTCCACGCGCTTGGGGCCTGTTCGGCACGAGTAATGCGGAAAGCGCAGATTACCGCGCTTGCGACAACTTCGGGCCATTGTATAAATAA
- a CDS encoding LacI family DNA-binding transcriptional regulator codes for MVTIYDIAQRSGVSAMTVSRVINNTGRISDKTRAKVKKVMEDMHYVPNQMARSLVLQHTRLLFLLIADITNPFYTTLSRGAEDAATKNGYKLLFGNSDENLEKESDYIHTILTTRVDGVMMAPTGDPSLPNLESLLQHQTPFVLIDREVPGVECDIVLGDSKEGARQLVDHLVEQGHTRIMMVNGSLSSSSARLRLQGYREALQLNGLSYEPDYLFETSFGPQNDLSAMNAWIDSINPLPTAIIAGNNVIAIELIRLLQQRGLRIPDDISIVCFDDFGPYAEINPFVTVVAQQAYQFGYLGMQMLIDRIQNGSASGPWRKVVLPAELIVRSSVKQLD; via the coding sequence ATGGTTACGATTTACGATATCGCTCAGCGATCCGGGGTTTCGGCGATGACCGTATCGCGAGTGATCAATAACACAGGCCGAATAAGCGACAAGACGCGGGCAAAGGTCAAGAAAGTGATGGAGGACATGCACTATGTGCCGAACCAGATGGCGAGAAGTCTAGTGCTCCAGCATACCCGCCTGCTGTTTTTGCTTATTGCCGATATTACGAATCCGTTTTATACGACGCTGTCACGAGGAGCAGAGGATGCCGCTACAAAAAATGGCTACAAGCTGCTGTTCGGCAACAGCGATGAAAATTTAGAGAAGGAATCGGATTATATCCATACGATTCTAACGACGAGGGTCGACGGCGTGATGATGGCGCCAACTGGCGACCCTTCCCTGCCCAATCTGGAGTCGCTGCTTCAGCATCAGACCCCATTCGTGCTTATTGACCGCGAAGTGCCAGGGGTTGAATGCGATATCGTTCTTGGGGACAGCAAGGAAGGCGCCCGCCAGCTTGTGGATCATCTTGTGGAGCAGGGGCATACGCGAATTATGATGGTCAACGGCTCGCTGTCGAGCTCCAGCGCCCGCCTTCGCTTGCAAGGCTACAGGGAGGCGCTTCAGCTCAATGGGCTGTCCTATGAGCCTGATTATTTATTCGAGACCAGCTTCGGCCCGCAAAATGATCTTTCTGCCATGAATGCCTGGATCGACAGCATAAACCCGCTTCCGACCGCAATCATTGCCGGAAACAACGTCATTGCCATAGAGCTGATTCGCCTGCTCCAGCAGCGCGGCCTGCGTATACCAGACGATATTTCTATCGTATGCTTTGATGATTTTGGCCCTTATGCGGAGATTAATCCATTTGTGACCGTTGTCGCCCAGCAAGCCTACCAGTTCGGCTATCTCGGCATGCAAATGCTCATTGACCGCATCCAGAATGGCAGCGCCTCCGGGCCGTGGCGGAAAGTCGTGTTGCCTGCGGAGCTCATCGTAAGAAGCTCCGTCAAGCAGCTCGATTAA
- a CDS encoding NAD(P)/FAD-dependent oxidoreductase has protein sequence MIHMYDVLIIGAGQAGLATGYYLKKSGLSFIILEAAASIGGSWRRRYDSLQLFTPRRYDGLPGMPLEGNQNGLPSKDEIADYLEAYASKMVLPIKLNSRVKRLWREGHFKAETADGVIEASSVIVGTGPFQVKNVPSFSSLLSESVTQLHSSEYINPNQLIPGNTIVVGGGNSGAQIAVELAKDRADDRAVYLSIARDISFKPLHVMNRSIFWYFEKLGFLRASTQSPIGKWLKKQPEQVYGFELKQLMKKGEVKVFSRIKNANGNRVIGEDGNEIEVKNVIWATGFKRDDQWIDIPDAFDSHGQIKHNEGVSPVRGLYFVGLPWQTSRGSALLGWVKYDAQKIVDHLALTNN, from the coding sequence ATGATACATATGTATGATGTATTGATTATAGGGGCAGGACAAGCAGGGCTGGCTACAGGGTATTATTTGAAAAAGAGCGGTTTAAGCTTTATCATTTTGGAAGCAGCAGCATCCATCGGGGGTTCTTGGCGGCGGCGCTATGACTCGCTTCAGCTCTTTACACCACGGAGGTATGACGGATTGCCTGGCATGCCTTTAGAAGGAAATCAGAATGGTCTGCCGAGTAAAGATGAGATCGCAGACTATCTTGAAGCCTATGCGTCAAAAATGGTGTTGCCGATAAAGCTGAATAGTCGTGTTAAACGACTTTGGAGAGAGGGGCATTTCAAAGCGGAAACAGCAGATGGAGTAATCGAGGCTAGTAGCGTTATCGTGGGAACGGGTCCATTCCAAGTGAAAAATGTTCCTTCCTTTTCGAGCTTATTATCAGAGAGTGTCACTCAGCTGCATTCCTCAGAGTACATCAACCCTAATCAACTAATTCCAGGGAATACAATCGTTGTAGGAGGCGGAAATTCAGGTGCTCAAATAGCGGTCGAGCTAGCCAAGGATCGGGCGGATGACAGAGCCGTTTATCTATCTATTGCTCGCGATATTTCTTTCAAACCCTTGCATGTGATGAATCGAAGTATTTTCTGGTATTTTGAAAAGCTCGGATTTCTTCGTGCAAGTACGCAGAGCCCGATTGGTAAATGGTTGAAAAAACAGCCCGAGCAAGTATATGGCTTTGAACTGAAACAGCTCATGAAAAAGGGAGAAGTAAAGGTTTTTTCTCGTATAAAGAATGCGAATGGTAACCGAGTTATAGGTGAGGATGGAAATGAAATCGAGGTGAAAAATGTCATCTGGGCTACTGGTTTTAAACGAGACGATCAGTGGATTGATATTCCGGATGCCTTTGATTCACATGGTCAGATTAAGCATAATGAAGGAGTATCGCCGGTAAGAGGGTTGTATTTTGTCGGATTGCCATGGCAAACCTCTAGAGGGTCGGCACTGCTGGGCTGGGTAAAATATGACGCTCAAAAAATAGTAGATCATCTAGCTCTGACTAATAATTAA
- a CDS encoding metalloregulator ArsR/SmtB family transcription factor: MKDSCEIYCYDEPKVRKVQHALVQQNIQEMAKIFKALADETRLKIVFALCEEDELCVCDVANIINSSLATTSHHLRTLKQLGLATFRKEGKLVFYSLKDDHIRQLVQIASAHSQE, from the coding sequence ATGAAAGATAGCTGTGAAATATATTGTTACGACGAGCCCAAAGTACGTAAGGTGCAGCATGCTTTAGTGCAGCAAAACATTCAGGAAATGGCTAAGATTTTTAAAGCGCTGGCCGATGAGACGAGGCTAAAAATCGTCTTTGCATTATGCGAGGAGGATGAGCTGTGTGTGTGTGACGTGGCAAATATTATCAATTCCTCGCTCGCAACTACATCTCATCACTTGCGAACGCTAAAACAGCTTGGATTAGCCACCTTTCGGAAGGAAGGAAAGCTTGTGTTTTATTCCCTGAAGGATGATCACATACGCCAACTCGTTCAGATTGCGTCAGCACATAGTCAGGAATAG
- a CDS encoding MerR family transcriptional regulator: MFIQEVSEKFELSQDTLRYYERIGLIPRVNRTKSGLRDYTEEDCRWVEFVKCMRGAGLPVEVLIEYLGLFQQGDETQEVRKELLIDQRKLLRARMEEMKRVLERMDDKIERYEQTIVKKEKTLSRAQNIELSH, encoded by the coding sequence ATGTTTATACAAGAAGTAAGCGAAAAATTTGAGCTGTCACAGGATACTCTGCGCTATTATGAACGAATTGGGCTTATCCCACGAGTGAATCGCACTAAAAGCGGACTTAGAGACTACACCGAGGAGGATTGCCGGTGGGTTGAGTTTGTCAAATGTATGCGTGGCGCAGGTCTTCCGGTTGAGGTATTGATTGAGTATTTAGGATTGTTTCAACAGGGTGATGAAACGCAAGAGGTGAGAAAAGAGCTGCTAATCGATCAACGTAAGCTGCTCAGAGCACGAATGGAAGAAATGAAGAGGGTGCTTGAACGCATGGATGATAAAATTGAAAGATATGAGCAGACGATCGTGAAAAAAGAAAAAACACTAAGCAGAGCGCAAAACATAGAGCTATCGCACTAA
- a CDS encoding aldo/keto reductase, translated as MEYVKLGNTGLDVSQLCLGCMSFGEAERWVHPWLLNEEHSRPIIKKALELGINFFDTANVYADGTSEEIVGRALKDYANRDEIVLATKVHFRMHQGPNGAGLSRKAIMSEIDKSLKRLGTDYVDLYQIHRWDYNTPIEETMEALHDVVKAGKARYIGASAMYAWQFQKALYTAEKNGWTKFVSMQNHLNLIYREEEREMLPLCKEEKIGVIPYSPLASGRLTRDWSEKTHRSETDQVQKSKYDATADTDRLIVERVAAIAENRGVPRAQIALAWVAQKEQVTGPIVGASKISHLEDAAASLSIKLTPEEIASLEEPYVPHPVIGAV; from the coding sequence ATGGAATATGTGAAGCTTGGAAATACGGGCTTGGATGTATCTCAGCTTTGTCTTGGCTGTATGAGCTTTGGTGAAGCAGAGCGGTGGGTTCATCCATGGCTGCTTAATGAAGAGCATAGTCGTCCTATTATAAAAAAAGCGTTAGAGCTTGGTATTAATTTTTTTGATACAGCCAATGTGTATGCAGACGGAACGAGCGAGGAAATTGTTGGACGGGCTCTGAAGGATTATGCGAATCGTGATGAAATTGTGCTGGCTACAAAGGTGCATTTCCGTATGCATCAAGGACCAAACGGTGCAGGTCTTTCTCGGAAGGCCATCATGAGTGAAATAGACAAAAGCCTTAAGCGATTGGGAACCGATTATGTAGACCTTTATCAAATTCATCGCTGGGATTATAATACGCCTATAGAAGAGACGATGGAAGCTTTGCACGATGTGGTGAAAGCCGGGAAGGCAAGATATATTGGAGCTTCCGCGATGTATGCATGGCAGTTCCAGAAGGCTCTATATACCGCTGAGAAAAATGGGTGGACGAAGTTTGTATCGATGCAAAATCATCTAAACCTCATCTATCGTGAAGAGGAAAGGGAAATGCTCCCCCTTTGCAAGGAAGAAAAAATCGGTGTCATTCCTTATAGCCCGCTGGCATCGGGAAGATTGACGCGTGATTGGTCGGAGAAGACACATCGCTCCGAAACCGATCAAGTTCAGAAATCGAAATACGATGCGACAGCAGATACGGATCGATTGATTGTGGAGCGCGTTGCAGCCATCGCCGAAAATCGCGGTGTTCCCCGTGCTCAAATCGCGCTTGCTTGGGTGGCGCAGAAAGAACAAGTCACGGGTCCGATTGTCGGCGCTTCGAAAATATCTCATCTCGAGGATGCGGCAGCTTCTCTATCCATTAAATTAACGCCAGAGGAAATTGCATCGCTGGAAGAGCCATACGTTCCTCATCCGGTCATTGGTGCCGTTTAA
- a CDS encoding SDR family NAD(P)-dependent oxidoreductase, whose amino-acid sequence MDMGLNNKTALVTGSTKGIGKAIAIELAREGVHVLINGRNDEEVERTVDEIKSAFPATSPQNATADIVDSGQREALFEKYPSVDILVNNMGVYEIMKYEDVNDEVWEKYFRTNVLAANGLTKFYLPKMLGNNDGRIIFIASEEAVMPSGLMPQYAMTKSMLLSLSKSLSKLTTGTEVTVNTIMPGPTLSEQVHQIIDSMYPDEGLTFSEKEKKFMAGFLPQSEIQRFIRPNEIGRLAAFVCSPYASAFKGSPIRMDGGMVPTIF is encoded by the coding sequence ATGGATATGGGATTAAACAATAAGACAGCTTTAGTAACAGGATCAACGAAGGGCATCGGCAAGGCCATTGCCATTGAGCTTGCCAGGGAAGGGGTTCATGTCCTCATTAATGGACGCAATGATGAGGAGGTAGAACGAACGGTAGATGAAATAAAGTCAGCTTTCCCGGCTACCTCTCCTCAAAATGCTACAGCCGATATTGTGGACAGTGGGCAGCGAGAGGCTTTGTTTGAAAAATACCCAAGCGTTGATATTCTGGTCAATAATATGGGTGTTTATGAAATCATGAAATATGAGGACGTCAACGATGAGGTTTGGGAAAAATACTTTCGTACGAATGTTCTTGCAGCAAATGGCTTAACCAAATTTTATTTGCCTAAAATGCTGGGAAATAATGACGGCCGCATTATCTTTATTGCGAGTGAAGAAGCCGTCATGCCTTCAGGCCTGATGCCTCAGTATGCGATGACTAAATCCATGCTGTTATCATTGTCCAAAAGCTTGTCTAAACTAACGACAGGAACAGAAGTTACGGTCAATACGATAATGCCAGGACCGACACTCTCTGAACAAGTGCATCAAATTATTGATAGCATGTACCCTGACGAAGGCTTGACCTTTTCAGAAAAAGAGAAAAAATTTATGGCAGGTTTTTTGCCTCAATCGGAAATACAGCGATTTATTAGGCCTAATGAAATTGGCAGGCTAGCTGCATTTGTATGCAGTCCTTATGCATCTGCCTTTAAAGGTTCCCCGATCCGCATGGATGGGGGAATGGTGCCGACTATTTTTTAA
- a CDS encoding helix-turn-helix domain-containing protein encodes MKTEISNRIKIPPGFWEGVHQLGIAAQDIARIARLPLSIRTEPFVTTDQYFAIWRAYSDLIGDTAIGIIKLATAFETAKYPPTVLAPYHARDYRDALNRMARYKQLCPPESLRMAEEGERCTIELEWRNAEQVGPPMLVGVTLAFLLELGRRGTGQPLTAQLVEFSSTMGDVQALEAYFGCPIRIGAAGNRLTLHRKDLDRSFISYNEELLEILTPALDRSLDEHQHSQSMTKTVKWIMKRSLTGGRPDIQAVAKELSISERTLQRRLTDENTSFKQLLTQARHEQAREYLADPSLEIKEVAYLIGYEDQNSFYRAFRLWEGDTPSNWRAEHLGSNALSFHT; translated from the coding sequence ATGAAGACTGAGATCTCAAACCGCATTAAAATCCCGCCAGGCTTTTGGGAGGGGGTGCATCAACTGGGGATCGCCGCCCAGGATATAGCACGCATAGCGCGACTGCCGCTCAGCATAAGGACTGAGCCGTTCGTTACTACAGATCAATATTTCGCGATTTGGCGGGCTTATTCCGATCTCATTGGTGACACAGCGATAGGAATCATTAAGCTTGCGACTGCCTTTGAAACAGCGAAGTATCCACCGACTGTCCTAGCCCCTTACCATGCTCGCGACTATCGCGATGCTCTAAACCGAATGGCTCGGTACAAGCAGCTTTGTCCCCCTGAAAGCTTGCGTATGGCCGAGGAGGGAGAGCGCTGTACAATCGAACTGGAATGGCGAAATGCGGAGCAAGTCGGCCCGCCGATGCTGGTTGGTGTCACGCTGGCCTTTCTTCTGGAGCTTGGGCGCCGGGGCACAGGCCAGCCTTTGACGGCGCAGCTTGTCGAATTTTCGAGCACAATGGGCGATGTACAGGCGCTAGAAGCTTATTTCGGCTGTCCAATCCGGATTGGTGCTGCAGGCAATCGATTGACGCTGCATCGAAAAGATTTGGACCGTTCCTTTATATCGTACAACGAAGAGCTGTTGGAGATTCTGACCCCTGCACTAGATCGTTCGCTTGATGAACACCAGCATAGCCAGTCCATGACCAAGACGGTCAAATGGATCATGAAACGCAGCCTCACAGGAGGGCGTCCCGATATTCAGGCTGTTGCGAAGGAGCTTAGCATTAGCGAGCGTACCTTGCAGCGCCGGCTAACAGATGAGAACACGAGCTTTAAGCAGTTGTTGACACAAGCTAGACATGAGCAGGCACGAGAGTACTTGGCAGACCCATCGCTCGAAATTAAAGAAGTGGCTTACTTGATTGGCTATGAAGACCAGAATTCGTTCTACCGTGCCTTCCGCCTTTGGGAAGGGGATACGCCTTCAAATTGGCGTGCCGAACATCTAGGTTCAAATGCACTATCTTTCCATACCTGA